One genomic region from Proteus vulgaris encodes:
- the kdsD gene encoding arabinose-5-phosphate isomerase KdsD, with protein MTEFDFQQAGKKVLHIERDGLAELEQYINDDFTLACEKIFHCQGRVIVMGMGKSGHIGHKIAATFASTGTPSFFVHPGEASHGDLGMVTEKDIVLAISNSGEASEILALIPVLKRKQITLICMTRTPQSTMGKASDIHLCIKVPKEACPLGLAPTTSTTATLVMGDALAIALLRARGFTAEDFALSHPGGALGRKLLLHVSDLMNKEADIPRVTKDATLREALVEITRKKLGMTVICDDSMLINGIFTDGDLRRIFDLGIDLNNAKISDVMTRGGIRIRPDCLAVEALNLMQAKHITSLLVTEQDSDILLGVLHMHDLLQAGVV; from the coding sequence ATGACCGAGTTTGATTTTCAGCAAGCGGGTAAAAAAGTCCTTCATATTGAACGTGATGGGTTAGCTGAACTAGAACAATACATCAATGATGACTTCACTCTAGCCTGTGAAAAAATTTTCCACTGCCAAGGTAGAGTCATTGTTATGGGTATGGGTAAATCTGGCCATATTGGACATAAAATTGCGGCGACATTCGCCAGCACAGGAACACCTTCTTTCTTCGTTCATCCCGGTGAAGCAAGCCATGGCGACTTAGGCATGGTGACAGAAAAAGATATTGTTTTGGCGATTTCAAACTCAGGTGAAGCCAGCGAAATCCTTGCGCTGATCCCAGTACTTAAACGTAAACAGATAACACTGATTTGTATGACACGCACTCCTCAAAGTACAATGGGGAAAGCGTCTGATATTCATCTTTGTATCAAAGTACCTAAAGAAGCCTGTCCTTTAGGTCTTGCACCAACAACCAGTACAACGGCAACCTTGGTAATGGGGGATGCACTAGCAATAGCACTGTTACGTGCCCGTGGTTTTACTGCTGAAGATTTTGCGCTCTCTCATCCTGGAGGGGCATTAGGTCGTAAATTACTCCTTCATGTCAGTGATTTAATGAATAAAGAGGCAGATATCCCTCGCGTCACTAAAGATGCCACTTTACGTGAAGCACTTGTCGAGATAACCCGTAAAAAATTAGGTATGACCGTCATTTGCGATGATAGTATGCTGATCAACGGTATCTTTACTGATGGTGACTTACGAAGAATATTTGATTTAGGGATAGATCTGAACAATGCCAAAATTTCAGATGTTATGACAAGAGGCGGTATTCGTATTCGCCCAGATTGTTTGGCAGTTGAAGCACTGAATTTAATGCAAGCAAAACATATCACCTCGCTATTAGTAACAGAACAAGATAGTGATATCCTGTTAGGTGTTTTACATATGCATGATTTATTACAGGCTGGTGTTGTATAA
- a CDS encoding calcium/sodium antiporter — MLITLSLLIFGLMLLVYASDRLVYGASVFAQSLKIPPAVIGILIVGTGTSLPELFVSTDAAVHNLPDIAIGTAIGSTLTNLLLIAGIGAMIYPMNIQSAVLKKELPLMIIVIILVGIIVSSGNLGLREGTLLFFIGFASIFLMIKTMHKTLTQERHVLPLETLTRFELQTNPRNSVALFWVVIALLIIPVATQMILDNVFILMQQYHLSGFFVGLTLLSIGTSLPELATTIVAALRRENELALGNIIGANIFNLTFVLGMPALLSPSTFNINTFYFSFAVLGVASLLFSLFSLGRKRRLNRGKGIFLLVCFIVYITVLCVAHSLLT, encoded by the coding sequence ATGTTGATTACTTTGTCTCTTTTAATTTTTGGGTTGATGCTACTCGTTTATGCATCAGACCGATTAGTTTATGGTGCGAGCGTTTTTGCGCAATCGTTAAAAATCCCACCTGCCGTTATTGGTATCTTAATTGTAGGCACCGGTACTTCACTGCCTGAGCTTTTTGTTTCAACCGATGCTGCTGTTCATAATTTACCTGATATTGCTATCGGGACAGCCATTGGCTCTACACTCACCAACCTTCTCCTCATCGCTGGTATTGGCGCGATGATTTATCCTATGAACATTCAATCCGCAGTGCTAAAAAAAGAGCTTCCCTTGATGATTATAGTCATCATACTTGTTGGCATTATCGTTTCTAGCGGAAACTTAGGGCTTAGAGAAGGCACGCTGCTCTTTTTTATTGGTTTTGCATCCATCTTTCTAATGATAAAAACGATGCATAAAACACTAACACAAGAGCGTCACGTATTACCTTTAGAAACCTTAACGCGTTTTGAATTACAGACAAATCCCCGTAATTCTGTTGCACTTTTTTGGGTTGTTATTGCTTTACTTATTATTCCAGTTGCAACCCAAATGATATTGGATAATGTCTTTATTTTAATGCAACAGTATCATCTTAGTGGCTTTTTTGTTGGTTTAACCTTGCTATCGATTGGAACAAGCCTACCTGAATTAGCAACAACTATTGTGGCAGCACTAAGACGCGAGAATGAATTAGCATTAGGGAATATTATAGGTGCTAATATTTTCAATCTCACTTTTGTGTTAGGAATGCCAGCATTACTCTCACCAAGCACATTTAATATCAACACATTTTATTTTAGCTTTGCTGTGCTTGGTGTCGCCAGTTTACTGTTTTCTCTCTTTTCATTAGGGCGCAAACGACGTCTTAATCGAGGAAAAGGGATATTCTTGTTAGTTTGCTTTATTGTTTATATTACGGTGTTGTGCGTCGCACATTCTCTCTTAACCTAA
- the mlaF gene encoding phospholipid ABC transporter ATP-binding protein MlaF, producing the protein MNAQSDNLIEVRNMNFTRGSRKIFSEINLVVPRGKVTAIMGPSGIGKTTLLRLMGGQILPDSGEIWFDGDNIPALSRSALYQARKKMSMLFQSGALFTDMNVFENVAFPLREHTNLPEALIRTTVMMKLEAVGLRGAASLMPSELSGGMARRAALARAIALDPELIMFDEPFVGQDPITMGVLVKLIDELNHALGVTCVVVSHDVPEVLSIADYAYIVAEQKVIAQGSAQELQDNPNRQVRQFLDGIADGPVPFRFPAGDYQDDLLGRGN; encoded by the coding sequence ATGAACGCACAATCTGACAATCTAATTGAAGTGCGCAATATGAACTTCACTCGCGGTAGCAGAAAGATTTTCTCTGAGATCAATCTTGTTGTACCAAGAGGAAAAGTGACTGCGATTATGGGCCCTTCAGGGATTGGTAAAACAACCTTGTTACGCCTAATGGGAGGACAAATCCTTCCAGATAGTGGTGAAATTTGGTTTGATGGCGACAATATTCCTGCGCTATCACGCTCCGCGTTGTATCAGGCAAGAAAGAAAATGAGTATGCTTTTTCAATCAGGCGCACTGTTTACAGACATGAATGTGTTTGAAAATGTGGCATTTCCACTAAGAGAGCATACAAATTTACCTGAAGCATTAATCCGTACAACGGTGATGATGAAACTTGAAGCCGTGGGTTTACGTGGTGCAGCAAGTTTAATGCCTTCTGAATTATCAGGAGGAATGGCGAGAAGGGCGGCATTAGCAAGAGCCATTGCGCTTGATCCTGAATTGATTATGTTTGATGAGCCTTTTGTTGGGCAAGATCCTATCACAATGGGTGTGCTTGTTAAGCTAATTGATGAGTTAAATCATGCGCTTGGTGTGACTTGTGTTGTGGTTTCCCATGATGTGCCAGAAGTGTTAAGTATCGCCGATTACGCCTATATTGTTGCAGAGCAGAAAGTCATTGCTCAAGGTAGCGCACAAGAATTACAGGACAATCCAAATAGGCAAGTAAGACAGTTTTTAGATGGTATTGCTGATGGCCCTGTACCATTCCGTTTTCCTGCGGGAGATTATCAGGACGACCTATTAGGACGAGGAAATTAG
- the mlaE gene encoding lipid asymmetry maintenance ABC transporter permease subunit MlaE produces the protein MVNLLSRIGVRALAIFATFGRAGIMLFRALVGKPEFRKQWPLLLKQLYNVGVQSLLIIMVSGLFIGMVLGLQGYLVLTTFSAEASLGMMVALSLLRELGPVVTALLFAGRAGSALTAEIGLMKATEQISSLEMMAVDPLRRVVAPRFWAGLISMPLLSLIFVAIGIWGGAIVGVDWKGIDEGFFWASMQGAVEWRLDLVNCFIKSVVFAITVTWIALFNGYDAIPTSEGISRATTRTVVHSSLAVLGLDFVLTALMFGN, from the coding sequence GTGGTAAATTTATTATCTCGCATTGGCGTTAGAGCGTTAGCGATTTTTGCAACCTTCGGTAGAGCAGGCATTATGCTCTTTCGAGCATTAGTCGGTAAGCCTGAATTTCGTAAACAGTGGCCTCTATTATTGAAGCAACTGTATAACGTCGGCGTTCAATCCTTATTAATTATCATGGTGTCTGGCTTATTTATTGGCATGGTGTTGGGATTACAAGGCTATCTTGTTTTAACAACCTTTAGTGCTGAAGCGAGTCTTGGCATGATGGTCGCACTTTCATTGTTAAGAGAATTAGGTCCAGTCGTGACGGCATTATTATTTGCGGGTCGTGCGGGCTCTGCTTTAACAGCTGAAATAGGCTTGATGAAAGCCACAGAACAAATTTCTAGTTTAGAAATGATGGCAGTCGATCCTTTAAGACGTGTCGTTGCGCCTCGTTTTTGGGCAGGTCTTATTAGTATGCCATTGCTTTCACTTATTTTTGTTGCCATCGGTATTTGGGGTGGTGCAATTGTGGGTGTGGATTGGAAAGGGATCGATGAAGGCTTTTTCTGGGCATCTATGCAAGGTGCCGTTGAATGGCGACTCGATTTAGTAAACTGCTTTATTAAAAGTGTCGTTTTTGCCATTACCGTCACTTGGATAGCGCTCTTTAACGGGTATGACGCAATCCCAACATCAGAAGGGATTAGCAGAGCAACAACACGTACCGTTGTTCATTCATCGTTAGCCGTATTGGGTTTAGATTTTGTGCTAACAGCACTGATGTTTGGGAACTAA
- the mlaD gene encoding outer membrane lipid asymmetry maintenance protein MlaD: MQSKKIEVWVGLFVLIALAAVIFLCLKVADIKEMGNQPTYRVYASFGNIGGLKERSPVKIGGVVIGRVSSITLKEEDEGNYRPEVALDILSIYDHIPESSSLSIRTSGLLGEQFLALNLGFYDEALDSTLLKDGGRITNTNSAMVLEDLIGQFLYKTGDGDDSAKSESQPTQEHSALP, translated from the coding sequence ATGCAAAGTAAAAAAATTGAAGTTTGGGTTGGTCTATTTGTTCTGATTGCGTTAGCTGCCGTGATTTTCTTATGCCTTAAAGTAGCTGATATTAAAGAAATGGGTAATCAACCAACTTATCGTGTTTATGCCAGCTTCGGTAATATTGGTGGGTTAAAAGAACGCTCCCCAGTTAAGATTGGTGGTGTGGTGATTGGTCGTGTTTCTTCTATCACTTTAAAAGAAGAAGATGAAGGGAACTATCGACCTGAAGTCGCTCTCGATATTTTGAGCATTTATGACCACATTCCAGAAAGTAGCTCACTGTCTATTCGTACATCGGGTTTATTAGGTGAACAGTTCCTTGCATTGAATTTAGGTTTTTATGATGAAGCATTAGATTCTACTCTGCTCAAAGACGGAGGACGGATCACAAACACCAATTCAGCAATGGTACTAGAAGATCTTATTGGTCAATTCCTTTATAAAACGGGTGATGGTGATGATTCAGCAAAATCTGAATCTCAACCAACGCAAGAACACTCTGCATTACCTTAA
- the mlaC gene encoding phospholipid-binding protein MlaC, with protein sequence MFKRLLMVALLVITPFAMAVDKTNPYALMEDAAQKTFSKLKNEQPEIRKNPEVLRQIVQQELLPYVHIKYAGALVLGPHYRNATPAQRDAYFTAFEAYLAQVYGQALAMYEGQEYRIEPAKPFADKSTLTIRVTIIDTNGRPPVRLDFQWRKNSKTGEWQAYDMIAEGVSMITTKQNEWSDILNSKGVDGLTKQLEISAKTPITLDEKK encoded by the coding sequence ATGTTTAAACGCTTATTGATGGTCGCACTATTAGTGATAACGCCTTTTGCAATGGCAGTAGATAAAACTAATCCTTATGCATTGATGGAAGATGCGGCGCAAAAGACCTTTAGTAAATTAAAAAATGAACAGCCTGAAATTCGTAAAAACCCTGAAGTTTTACGTCAAATTGTTCAGCAAGAATTATTGCCTTATGTGCATATTAAATATGCGGGTGCATTAGTGTTAGGACCGCATTATCGTAATGCAACACCAGCACAACGTGATGCTTATTTCACTGCATTTGAAGCGTATCTAGCTCAAGTATATGGTCAAGCATTAGCGATGTATGAAGGCCAAGAGTACCGTATTGAACCTGCAAAACCTTTCGCAGATAAATCAACGTTAACTATTCGTGTCACTATCATTGATACAAATGGTCGCCCACCAGTTCGCCTTGATTTCCAATGGCGTAAAAACAGCAAAACAGGCGAATGGCAAGCTTATGATATGATTGCTGAAGGTGTCAGCATGATCACTACAAAACAGAATGAATGGTCAGATATTTTAAATTCTAAAGGTGTTGATGGTTTAACAAAACAGTTAGAAATCAGTGCTAAAACACCAATTACACTGGATGAGAAAAAATAA
- the mlaB gene encoding lipid asymmetry maintenance protein MlaB gives MSASLNWEKKEGVLYFQGTLDRETLLPVWQKRKTLLADINIIDISALGHIDSTGLALFVHLKAEMEEQNRQFIIQGVSERFQTLITLYDLDEIMNIA, from the coding sequence ATGTCAGCTTCGTTAAATTGGGAAAAAAAGGAGGGTGTCCTCTATTTCCAAGGAACGCTAGATCGTGAAACGTTATTGCCTGTTTGGCAGAAACGTAAAACATTATTAGCTGATATTAATATCATTGATATTTCTGCCTTAGGACATATTGATTCAACTGGGTTGGCACTTTTTGTTCACTTAAAAGCAGAAATGGAAGAGCAAAATCGTCAATTTATTATTCAAGGCGTAAGTGAGCGTTTTCAGACCTTAATTACACTCTATGATCTTGATGAAATTATGAATATTGCCTAA
- the ibaG gene encoding BolA family iron metabolism protein IbaG, translating to MDTNEIKQVLMDSLSLDEVIVNGDGSHFQVVVVGAMFEGMSRVKQQQTIYAPLMEYIADNRIHALSIKAYTPEEWKRDRKLNGL from the coding sequence ATGGATACAAATGAAATCAAACAAGTATTAATGGACAGCCTGTCTTTAGATGAAGTCATCGTCAATGGTGATGGTAGTCACTTTCAAGTTGTCGTTGTTGGCGCAATGTTTGAGGGAATGAGCAGAGTAAAACAACAACAAACCATTTATGCCCCTTTGATGGAATATATCGCAGATAACCGTATTCACGCTTTGTCTATTAAAGCCTACACACCTGAAGAGTGGAAGAGAGATCGTAAACTTAACGGGCTTTGA
- the murA gene encoding UDP-N-acetylglucosamine 1-carboxyvinyltransferase yields the protein MDKFRVQGPTCLSGEVTISGAKNAALPILFAAILAEEPVELTNVPKLKDIDTTIKLLNRLGTNVERNGSVFVDARNINEFCAPYELVKTMRASIWALGPLVARFGQGQVSLPGGCAIGARPVDLHITGLEQLGAEITLDEGYVKARVDGRLKGAHIVMDKVSVGATITIMTAAVLAEGKTIIENAAREPEIEDTANFLNTLGAKISGAGTDSITIEGVERLGGGTYQILPDRIETGTFLVAAAISRGRVVCRNAKPDTLDAVLAKLREAGADIEVGEDWISLDMHGKRPKAVTLRTAPHPGFPTDMQAQFSLLNLVAEGAGMITETIFENRFMHIPELIRMGAHAEIESNTVLCHGVEKLSGAQVMATDLRASASLVLAGCIAEGTTIVDRIYHIDRGYENIEAKLQGLGAKIERLRSND from the coding sequence ATGGATAAATTTAGAGTACAAGGGCCAACCTGTTTATCAGGTGAGGTCACTATTTCAGGCGCAAAAAATGCCGCACTACCAATCCTGTTCGCTGCGATCCTTGCCGAAGAGCCAGTAGAATTAACGAATGTTCCTAAATTAAAAGATATCGATACCACGATTAAGTTACTTAATCGCTTAGGAACTAATGTTGAACGCAATGGCTCTGTTTTCGTTGATGCTCGTAACATTAATGAATTTTGCGCTCCTTACGAATTAGTAAAAACCATGCGTGCTTCTATTTGGGCTTTAGGTCCGCTGGTGGCGCGTTTTGGCCAAGGTCAGGTTTCTTTACCGGGTGGCTGTGCTATTGGTGCTCGTCCTGTTGATCTTCATATTACAGGTTTAGAGCAATTAGGCGCTGAGATCACACTGGATGAAGGTTATGTGAAAGCACGCGTTGATGGACGTTTAAAAGGCGCACATATCGTCATGGATAAAGTGAGCGTGGGTGCCACTATCACTATTATGACTGCGGCGGTGTTAGCTGAAGGCAAAACCATTATTGAGAATGCGGCAAGAGAGCCAGAAATTGAAGATACTGCAAACTTCCTTAATACATTAGGTGCCAAAATCAGCGGTGCAGGCACAGATAGTATTACTATTGAAGGCGTAGAGCGTCTTGGTGGTGGTACTTATCAAATCCTACCTGATCGTATTGAAACAGGTACTTTCTTAGTTGCTGCTGCGATTTCTCGTGGTCGTGTTGTTTGTCGTAATGCTAAACCTGACACATTAGATGCAGTGTTGGCAAAATTACGTGAAGCAGGTGCTGATATTGAAGTTGGTGAAGATTGGATAAGCCTTGATATGCATGGTAAACGTCCTAAAGCGGTGACATTGCGTACTGCGCCACATCCAGGTTTCCCTACCGATATGCAAGCACAATTCAGCCTTTTAAACTTAGTTGCTGAAGGTGCAGGAATGATCACTGAAACTATTTTTGAAAATCGTTTTATGCACATTCCTGAGTTAATCCGTATGGGGGCTCACGCTGAAATCGAAAGTAATACTGTGTTATGCCACGGTGTTGAAAAACTTTCAGGCGCACAAGTAATGGCAACGGACTTACGTGCTTCTGCAAGTTTAGTACTTGCAGGTTGTATTGCTGAAGGCACAACCATTGTTGATCGTATTTATCATATCGATCGTGGTTATGAAAATATTGAAGCTAAATTACAAGGATTAGGGGCAAAAATAGAACGTTTGCGCTCTAATGACTAA
- a CDS encoding DUF2157 domain-containing protein, with translation MQVTRKQERLVRQALDEWQQSGEISEQEYQQLGSTLHRIPFDWKRLSRYAFWIAMVCLIIAAGSIFSDSALVYYLIEIFSVSEIMRVISPALIASALYFWGFKRQRKETQWHYSTEFILFLGVMFTAIFLWQLGELLDTGSGHIAPLFLIGCVIYGAIGFISRSSLVWLFFLLMLGNWFGAETGYVSGWGAYWLGMNYPIRFVFFGAILLAGCYFLQNMLVHRRLFTMTKIMGLTYLFIALWIMSIFGNYDPDTWYRTSSVNLLPWALLFAVVSVICIYISLKTDDGMLRGFGLTFLGINLYTRFFEYFWDSLHSAIFFFILAVSLIFIGRKAEKIWHTVENNSVANKESKSE, from the coding sequence ATGCAGGTAACAAGGAAACAAGAGCGCCTGGTTCGTCAAGCACTGGATGAATGGCAACAATCCGGTGAGATTTCAGAACAAGAATATCAGCAATTAGGAAGTACATTGCACCGAATTCCCTTTGATTGGAAACGGTTGAGCCGCTATGCATTTTGGATAGCAATGGTGTGCTTGATTATTGCTGCTGGCAGTATCTTTAGTGATAGTGCATTAGTTTATTATCTTATTGAGATTTTTAGTGTTTCTGAAATTATGCGTGTGATATCTCCTGCACTGATTGCTTCAGCGCTCTATTTTTGGGGATTTAAACGTCAGCGAAAAGAAACACAGTGGCATTACAGTACCGAATTTATTCTCTTTTTAGGTGTGATGTTTACGGCTATTTTTCTTTGGCAACTGGGAGAATTACTGGATACAGGAAGTGGCCATATTGCGCCTCTCTTTTTAATTGGCTGTGTCATTTATGGTGCAATTGGATTTATTAGTCGCTCCTCTTTGGTGTGGTTATTCTTCTTGTTGATGTTAGGAAATTGGTTTGGTGCTGAAACAGGCTATGTCTCTGGTTGGGGCGCTTATTGGTTAGGGATGAACTATCCTATCCGTTTTGTCTTCTTTGGTGCGATATTATTAGCAGGCTGTTATTTCCTACAAAATATGTTGGTACACCGTCGTTTATTTACCATGACAAAAATAATGGGGCTGACCTATCTGTTTATTGCGCTATGGATAATGTCTATTTTCGGTAATTACGATCCTGATACTTGGTATCGTACTTCAAGTGTGAATTTGTTACCTTGGGCACTGTTATTTGCTGTCGTTTCAGTTATCTGTATTTATATTAGCCTTAAAACCGATGACGGTATGTTAAGAGGTTTTGGTCTAACATTCCTTGGTATCAACCTTTATACCCGATTCTTTGAATATTTCTGGGATAGTTTACACAGTGCGATTTTCTTCTTTATTTTGGCGGTTTCACTGATTTTTATTGGACGAAAAGCGGAAAAGATTTGGCATACTGTTGAAAATAACTCAGTTGCCAATAAAGAGAGTAAGAGCGAATAG
- a CDS encoding CPCC family cysteine-rich protein has translation MEKRSCHLPLEVSCVACHYFVFKDKDEAFFEICPVCGWQNDGTKEGQYSGCNHSTLEDYRNTESFKENCLQSATFYMKSPY, from the coding sequence ATGGAAAAGCGAAGTTGTCATCTTCCTTTAGAAGTGAGTTGTGTTGCGTGCCATTATTTTGTTTTCAAAGATAAAGATGAGGCATTTTTTGAGATCTGCCCTGTATGTGGTTGGCAAAATGATGGTACTAAAGAAGGACAATATAGCGGTTGTAATCACAGCACATTAGAGGACTATCGCAACACTGAAAGCTTTAAAGAAAATTGCTTACAAAGTGCGACGTTTTATATGAAATCTCCCTACTAG
- the degS gene encoding outer membrane-stress sensor serine endopeptidase DegS: protein MLTKLLRSTLIGLLTAAILLIAVPSIRPIFIERLLNGDFLNAPFSYNTAVRRAAPAVVNVYSSTMGSFSQEGRELTSLGAGVIMDGRGYILTNQHVINNADQILIALQNGDLYEGLLVGSDPLTDLAVLKIDADKLPTIPINTKRISHVGDVVLAIGNPFNIGQTITQGIISATGRVGLSPTRYQNFLQTDASINEGNSGGALINTEGELVGINTMTFDSGTYNGYRPSAEGLGFAIPTELAVKIMNKLIRDGRVIRGFIGITAKELPRIRSSNTDIKQIQGLRIFRITPNGPADKAGIKTGDIILSINHAPATSAMEMMDYIAETRPGTVLPVTVLREGNEINVDVTISEYQPES, encoded by the coding sequence ATGTTAACTAAGTTACTGCGATCAACACTCATTGGTCTTCTCACAGCAGCAATTCTCTTGATTGCAGTCCCTTCAATTCGCCCTATTTTTATTGAACGCCTACTTAATGGTGATTTTCTCAATGCGCCTTTTAGCTATAACACTGCGGTACGACGAGCTGCCCCTGCGGTTGTTAATGTTTATAGCAGTACGATGGGAAGTTTTTCTCAAGAAGGTCGTGAACTGACATCTTTAGGTGCCGGCGTCATTATGGATGGTCGTGGTTATATTCTGACTAATCAACATGTTATTAATAATGCGGATCAGATCCTTATCGCGCTCCAAAATGGTGATCTTTATGAAGGCTTACTTGTTGGCTCCGATCCGTTAACCGATCTTGCAGTATTAAAAATAGATGCCGATAAACTCCCGACGATCCCCATTAATACTAAACGAATTTCTCATGTTGGTGATGTTGTACTGGCTATTGGTAATCCATTTAATATTGGGCAAACTATTACGCAAGGGATCATCAGTGCTACGGGTCGCGTTGGATTAAGTCCAACACGTTACCAAAATTTCCTGCAAACAGATGCCTCGATTAATGAAGGTAACTCAGGTGGAGCACTCATTAATACAGAGGGCGAACTTGTGGGGATTAATACTATGACGTTTGACTCAGGAACCTACAATGGGTATCGCCCTAGTGCTGAAGGTCTCGGCTTCGCTATTCCGACCGAACTGGCTGTAAAAATCATGAATAAACTTATTCGTGATGGTCGTGTTATCCGTGGCTTTATTGGTATTACAGCAAAAGAATTACCACGAATTCGCTCATCGAATACCGATATTAAGCAAATTCAAGGGTTGCGTATTTTTAGGATCACCCCAAATGGCCCTGCAGATAAAGCGGGGATCAAAACAGGCGATATCATCCTTAGTATTAATCATGCGCCAGCGACTTCTGCGATGGAAATGATGGACTATATTGCAGAAACGCGCCCCGGTACGGTATTACCTGTCACGGTATTACGCGAAGGCAATGAGATCAATGTTGATGTGACTATTTCTGAATACCAGCCTGAATCATAA
- the degQ gene encoding serine endoprotease DegQ: MLTKKRKLLLSALAMSVGLSLSTIPATSMAALPAVMPSGEQLPSLAPMLEKVLPAVVSVHVSGTRVQSQQVPEEFKFFFGPNFPSQQQSIRPFEGLGSGVIIDAQKGYVLTNNHVVDGADKIQLQINDGREFSAKLIGSDPQTDIALLQIEKPTNLTAIKMADSDQLRVGDFAVAVGNPFGLGQTATSGIISALGRSGLNLEGLENFIQTDASINRGNSGGALVNLNGELIGINTAILAPGGGNIGIGFAIPSNMARDLSQQLISHGEVKRGILGIRGTEMNSDLAKSFNIDAQRGAFVSEVMPDSSAAKAGIKPGDVLISVDGKRINSFAELRAKVGTTPPGKEILIGLIRQGKPMDVKVTLEKQSADATRADNFSPALQGATLSNYLNKQVKAVAVDSVEKDSAAAASGLQKGDLIIGINNTPITSLGDLRKAIDAKPPVLALNIQRGNEEIYLLLRNTPR; this comes from the coding sequence ATGTTGACTAAAAAAAGAAAATTATTACTTAGTGCGTTAGCAATGAGTGTCGGACTTTCACTCTCTACTATTCCAGCAACCAGCATGGCGGCACTGCCAGCGGTTATGCCATCAGGCGAACAACTGCCAAGCCTTGCACCGATGTTAGAAAAAGTGTTACCTGCGGTTGTCAGTGTGCACGTTTCAGGAACACGAGTACAAAGCCAGCAAGTACCTGAAGAGTTCAAATTCTTCTTTGGTCCAAACTTCCCATCACAACAACAAAGTATTCGCCCTTTTGAAGGCTTAGGCTCAGGTGTCATTATTGATGCACAAAAAGGCTACGTATTAACAAACAACCACGTTGTTGATGGTGCAGATAAAATTCAACTGCAAATTAATGATGGTCGTGAATTTAGTGCAAAATTAATTGGTAGCGATCCACAAACAGATATCGCATTACTGCAAATTGAAAAACCAACTAACTTAACCGCAATTAAAATGGCAGACTCTGACCAATTACGTGTTGGTGACTTTGCTGTTGCAGTAGGTAACCCATTTGGTTTAGGCCAAACAGCAACATCCGGCATTATTTCCGCATTAGGTCGTAGCGGTTTAAATCTTGAAGGTTTAGAGAACTTTATCCAGACTGATGCTTCAATCAACCGTGGTAACTCTGGTGGTGCGCTCGTTAACTTAAATGGCGAATTAATCGGAATTAACACCGCTATTTTAGCACCGGGTGGTGGCAACATTGGTATCGGCTTTGCTATCCCAAGCAATATGGCGCGTGATCTTAGCCAGCAACTGATTTCTCATGGTGAAGTTAAACGTGGCATCTTAGGTATTCGTGGTACAGAAATGAATTCTGATCTGGCGAAATCCTTTAATATTGATGCACAACGCGGTGCTTTTGTTAGCGAAGTCATGCCAGATTCATCCGCTGCAAAAGCAGGCATTAAACCCGGTGACGTTTTAATTTCAGTTGATGGAAAACGTATCAATAGCTTTGCTGAATTGAGAGCTAAAGTGGGTACTACACCGCCGGGTAAAGAGATCCTAATTGGCTTGATCCGTCAAGGTAAACCAATGGATGTTAAAGTGACATTAGAGAAACAATCGGCAGATGCAACTCGTGCAGATAACTTCTCTCCTGCACTACAAGGTGCCACATTAAGTAACTACTTAAACAAACAAGTTAAAGCAGTCGCGGTTGATTCTGTTGAGAAAGATTCTGCGGCTGCGGCATCTGGTTTACAGAAAGGCGACCTTATTATTGGTATCAATAATACGCCAATTACCTCACTAGGCGATTTACGTAAAGCAATTGACGCTAAACCGCCTGTTCTTGCATTGAATATTCAGCGTGGTAATGAAGAAATTTACCTGCTGTTACGTAATACACCGCGCTAA